In the genome of Pungitius pungitius chromosome 5, fPunPun2.1, whole genome shotgun sequence, the window TTGCTGGTCAACGGCTGCTGTAACGTCAACGCTCCCAGCTCCAGGCAGTACATTTGCAAGAGCTGCCTGGCCAACGGCTGCTGTAGCATCTACGAGTGCTGCGTGTCCTGCTGCCTCCAGCCCGATAAGGTGATCCGTCACGCTAGGCGCGTTCCCGGGGCCTCCACCGCGGCTCTGGGTCAGACGCACACGCTCACGCGCTTGTTTGTGAACTCTTCCACCAGCAACCTCTCCTGGAGCGCTTCCTCAATCGAGCGGCAGAAGGTTTCCAGAACCTCTTCACCGCGGTGGAGGATCATTTTGAGCTGTGCCTGGCCAAGTGTAGGACCTCTTCACAAGTAAGggttggaaaagaaaaggaaaatgtggAACTCTGAGTTCATGGAGACAGTAAAAGAAGGGAAACTACAACTTGACAATTCAAGTCAATATTTCACTCGTCACAGTTACAGTTAAATAGGAGATTTGCACTTTGATGAATGTTTCTCCATTATGTAACACTGTAGTCTCATCAATTTGGATGTTACTTGGCaacttttaaattgaaaaattcGTAAAATCAGCCTTTTCAGCCAGGTTTCTGGAGCGCTATGaacgctttttttttatctgctccCAAGTAAAcccaaatttccttttttgttttgtttatttaattttataaaaagaaagaaaatacttaCACGTGtatctttgttcctttttatctCACGCAGAGCGTTCAGCACGAGAACACATACCGAAACCCTCAAGCAAAGTACTGCTACGGCGAGAGTCCCCCTGAGCTCCTCCCCGTCTGAGCATTGGACTTTCCTCCCGGGTCCGGGGACGCCATTTGACGGCGGCAGGTCAAGAGGTTTCGGACACATCGAAGGTGCTCTGGAGGGGAGACGCAGCCTCTGAGACAATTTTGTGTCATGTAGGCAAAGAGATGGCGACATCTCAGACCTACTAAACTGGACGAAAGCTGTATTTAGATTCAGATTATTCACACTTCATAAGTGCTCCATACGTTCATCCGTGATGGCTCAGGATTGGCCTCAGACCGCTTCATGTCATGAAATAGGCTTCATGTCCTAATACGCGTTAACAGcaacagttttgtttttttaaaatctgaagTACAGCAAAGAATGTGTCGTTACTTCTGTGTGTAGTGCATGAACATATTTAATAAAAGTGAATGTGAAATTAAATGGTGCTATTTTAAATCTGTGTGatcatacttttatttatttttttattataagcTGTTGGCTACAGGTGCAAAGAGGAGTTCGACATTGGATATAGTGTTATAGTTTCTCTCCGCTATGTAGAACATGTGGAACGGTGCTGATCTTCAGAACCACGAGACATCGGACGTTCTAAATCAAATATCAAATGATTCCTTCATTGGCCCAGGACCCGTGGGCCCACATTAATCTTGGTTACAGGGTTGTTGTCTGCCTCGTCCATCTGTGCACGGATCTCAACACGGTGATTGGAGTGCAGACCGGTGGCTCTGTGTAGgtgattcctctctctctctctcctcgggcAACGTGGGCCGCTCACCAGGGATGGGCGGCCCGAGCGCAACAATTAATCATTGTGAAGGCCCGAGTAAACAAACCGTCGTGATTAGGAAATGTACTCCAGCCCCTTTTAATTTGCCTCTTTGGCAAGTTGATTGATGACGGTCACATGGGAACGGTGCCGGCCAGTCGATTTGAACGAAGCCATTTGTTgtgtagcttttttttaaaggaatagtttgaggTGAATGTTGATGGCGACCTTCGCCGATCTTCGTATTcaactttcaaaaatgtaatactAATGCTATAAATAGTGGAAACACTAGGATTTACATTTACAGCATGTGCAGTGgggcaaaaaatgaaaatgtcccctCAGGAAAATTGCATTAAATTGCttggtttatttaaaaagagtaTAAAAACATAGTATTACAAATCGGCCTAAATCCCTTTACTTTTCATTTCCTTAACcatcctcttcttccctttGGTCTTTTCTACCCCAGATTTGCGCTCCAGCTGGTCCAGATAGACCGTGGATGTGTTCAGCAGAGTGTGGCTCCACTGCTTCTTCTCGAAGGCGTACTCGGGCACCGCGGGCGGGGGGGGCCTCGGGGAGCAGTGCCCCCCGAGGACGTGCCGCGCGCACCCCGCCAGCTGCCTGACCGAGGAGATGGCCCGCTGGAGCTCCTCGTGAAGCCCGGTGCTCTCCGGGTTGAGGTCGTCCCTCTGGTCGTCCAACACTTCCTGCAGGCCTTCGGCCATGAAGAGGAGGCTGCACTGGACCCTGGACCCGTTGGGGGGGCGCGTCAGGGGGACCTCGAGCTGGGGGAAGCCGGGGGGCCAGGTGCCCAGGTTCCCCCCGTTGGCCGTGTCCTGGGAGAGGAGACCAAAAAAAGGGTGAACATTCGTACCAAATCACAAACACGCGAGAAGCTCTCAGTCTGTCGAACAAGGTGATTCTAAACCCCACACACTCGAGCAAAATGTTAACTAAGCGCAAATGATGGAGGTCAAACAGGCAACAGTGATGAAGAGGCTTGTCCCACacactgaaaaataaaacgAATGCTGCTGTAGGAAATATGTGTCACGTTTAGTCCAAGAAAGTAACTCCTTACAGGCACTCAAGTACTGCGTGGATACAGCATCTCTACTGCATCTAACGATCCACTTCACCCGCTGCAACATAAACCGCTTCCTACGCTGACGCTCATCTCTCAATTTCATCTGTTGACAAATTGAATCACTTAACTCCTCCACTGAATACAAGACGAAGTGCGATGCGTAGCTCTCTACGTCCCTATCTGCTTATAAAGACTGcaacattttggttgttttcagTTGTGACGTTTTAATGCTTCAATGCTGCTTTGTTCCGTTCAAACGGCTCCCTGTTCTGTTGGAACAAGCATCTAAAtgcaatgacccccccccccccagtgcttgCACTGATGTGCTAGTTCAGCAGAAGTCTGAGCTCACCATTCTGCTGCTGGAACTGAACAAATGTCCCACAAGCCCCAGCGTGATGAAGagcgtgacacacacactcgtggtGCAACGGTACTTACAAAACTATCCAAGCTCCCGGCCACCAGACTTCCGGTGAGGGCCGTCAGGTCCCTCAGTCTGCACGGGGCCGGAGACGCGGCCCCCGCGTCCGAGCTCCGGCTCAGAACCAGCATCAGCATCCAGACGCGCTCCGCCGTCAGGTACCCTGCAAAACACAAAAGCGAGGGGCACGTCAAACGCCCGGGCCGGCGAGGGCCGACGAAGGGGAGAAGGATCACGTGACACCGTACCTGCTCCGCTCTTCATTCTGCACTCCAGTCTTTGAGGAAGGTCGGTTGGTTCTCACAAGGCGACGTTCGTCGTTTTGTTGAACCTCTCGAAGGAGGGGCGTGAAGGCAGCGCAGAGGATAAAATCCCCCGATTTCTATCAAAGTCATATCCtttgatgaacaaaaaaaaaaaagaggtaaagCAGCGTGTGACAGGtcaactgcttttttttccacttcaggAAATGCTGCAGATCGCTGATGGGGAAGATTGGTCTAAACCCTAACCGTTTATCATTCAAACTTGTGTTTTTGCACCCTGGATAACTTTTATATtgcaaaaaacattcattaaaatagtaataatactctttttttttaaacctagcACCCGAAAAAAACCTGCTTTCACAAACAAGCATTGTGTGAACAGCTGAAAAGAGAATAATCAGATGAAATGCAATTTAAGTCGATACTGCTACAGTCTTTGGTTCGTTTATAGAAAAGACATAAGCCATGTGATCGATCACTGGCCTTTATTCACCTTGCATGTTTTTTACGAGTTATTACTCATCACTTCCAGTTAAACGGGAATGacatcgctcacacacacacacgtcagcagGTGTTTTTGTAAACGACATTCACGTCACggcctcctctgcagcctcagCCCACAGCGCTTCCTGTGTGCAGGTGCGACAATAACCACACTCACCGATATCCTATTCGTGGTATTCCACTTTAACAACTACGTAACTTTTTGGTGTCTGGTGGTAAATGGTGAAGTAAttttaagtaaaaaacaaaGCCAAACTCATGCAGAATCAGTTTGTTGTCTCctattttgtttgcatttattcCGCCTTATGAGTTGAACAATAAGTACAGACtttcaatgttttattggaggaagcagcacaaaAATTACAAATGTTTAAAGAAAACTTTTAGCAGGGGTTACATTTGTAAGTTGTACCAAAGAAAACATCTGGGGGGTGGGGAAGATTAGCTAAATCAAAAAGTGTATTGTGCAAATAACAAGAAATAAGACATAGTGTTACTGACCTCTGGTAATACTACGGTTAAGAAATGCtgacctctaaaaaaaaaaaaagcaccgaCTGTCCTGCTTAACAGAATTTGTAGTAGTTTTAATAAGAACTACCTGCACATTCCTTTGAAACCAAACCGGTTGTCAAAAAACAGAAGTTCTCAGTTATCCTTTGCATGGAAATTACTGTCAGATCAACATTCTCACAACTGCATTGCATTTCAAGCTTTCACGCTTttaaatggaaagaaagaaaagtgcagCGGAATGGCTGTTTGGGTATATGGCGCAATGATATAAACATCACTGGAAGACCGAGTTGTTGAACCCCCTCGTGAAACCAACGCCAGTGAGATCATCCGTCCGCAGCAAGATAATATCATCAACAATTCCAACTTcattaaaaaggagaaagagtctctcagatatatatatatagatatatatcggGGCTTTGTGCTTGTGAACCGGAACGAACGACTGCGTTTGAGATTGTTTTTGAGTGCGTGGGTGAGCCCGGGGGCCCCCAGAGgccatccgccccccccccccagaggacatCCGGCCGCAAGATCGATGCGACTGGAGGCCTCGCAGACAAACCGCGATGCGCACGCCACGGAGAAGCGCTTTCTGGTGATCATGGCAGGTTCGTCGTGGTTAATACTGCTGGCGATGCAGCGTGCTAGACTAGGCACGGGGTTTAGCCTCTCGcccctgggagggggggggggtggggggggtgggggtggggatcAACTCGCGGCTGGTTCTTTCCTTTGATGCTGGAGCATCTGGGTCACGCTCACTATGTCCTCCTCGGGGACCTAGAGAACAGCGgagagcaaaaaataaataaaaaataggtAGAGCAAATGAGCTTTGAACACAACACATCGTCACTTTGTGCGGCTGTTACGGTGATCACTCCACATGTCACACGTGTCGCAGGTCCACCGGGCTTTGTTGCACATTTCTGAGGTTTATGAAACCAAAGATCTAGGAGCTTAAAAGTTACATTACAATgaaacttcaaaaaaaaaagcaacgggCCCATGATGGagccttgtgggactccgtgggACATATTGAAGATAAAATGATCATGATTGTTTCAGTAATGATTCACTTCATGTTGTAAGTGAAGTAGTTTTGCTCTGTTCCATGTTAGGATGTGTCTTAACTCATTTTATTACTACGGCCACTTGGTCAAGAGCTTTTCCGTTTACCTTTATATGAAaaccattaataataataattccctAAAGATGGACACCGCAACAAGCCGCAAAACAGGATGATATCATCATCAACGATGAATAGGACACGGTTGTGCAAAAGGGactttcattgttttgtttgagtcACGATTAAACTACAAAAAGGAACACCGGCTCGTTATCATCTTCCCACATTTGGGAAACAGCCGAGCCGTGAAACAGCCGGAGGTGAGTGTCGTCATTTCTGTGTCAGATATGTGGCGGCGATGAAAGGCGGCGGTGGTGAAGGACTCACCAAAGCATGGTCGAAGCTGAAGGTGCTTATGTAATAGGCAGAGATGTCGCTGTCAGCCAGCGGCTGAGAAATCTGGGCCACGATGCCACATTCATCTGAAAACAGCGAGAGAACCgaggagaaaaacacagaaattagTATCCTATGGAGTTATTGAGCCAAATGTAAGATCACATGTATGTAACCATTTTAATGAGACGGAATCTATTACGTCATTTTGTCTGttctttattaattaaaaagccAACCAGCATGTGGATTGAAAAAAATTCTGactaagtaaaataaatgtaatacaatAAGACAACAGAACAGCTACTACAGGAACAGGAAAAGTTACACAAGTAGTTTATTAACagattataaaaaaacacatttaattaaaaaacagttgATTTGTAAAGTGAGTGTCTGGTCTACGTTAGCAGAAGATGATGAATCACTGAAAAGGTTTTATAGCCATCTAAAACGAGCCCCGTGTTTACCATGTGAGCGACAGGCATGCAGCACACAGAGAATAACCCGAATGACCTCTGACACCAGTCAGACACCAAAATGCCCCGAGGCCTCCCAGCAGGGGGGAGCAGATCACGCAGAGGGAATCAACACATTTTGAGCTACTCGGAAAAAAAGTCTCTCACCGAAGCCCAGCGGCTGTCCCCCAATGCGAACCATTCTCCACAGCTCCCCGGATGAGCTGGTGAAGAGAAGGTCAGCAGGAAACCTGAAGCACAAAGAACAGGAAATTTCAGAGATGAAGACATGGCCGAGTGCAGAGCTTCAAGGGCTGCACAAttcgtattttttttttttttttggaatgttTGATCAAAGTTGCTCTGTGGATGCTGCAAAAAGAATCCTCACTGTCTCTGGGCCTCAGTGTCCATCACCAGGGAGATGTAGCCATcgatgagggagaaggagaagaacttGATGCAGTCCAAGTGGCGGCTGGGAGACGACTGCGCGTCCTCCTTGGGACTACGGGGGAGAGGAGACAAGAGCGGAgacgtgaagaaaaaaaaaaaactgggtcCGGTGCTGCCACCTGGTGCTTTCACGGAGGTACTGCGGCCTCACCCGTTGGAGTAGAAGAGCACGTCGATCAGGGTGGTGGCGATGGACGGCAGCGTGTCAGGGTCCAGGGACATCACGCAGAACTGGTTCTGCGGGATCAGCACCGGGTGGAGCGTCGGCTGGACGGCTGGAGGAGCAACGACGGCGTTTGTGTGGGAGAACAGCTGAACTGGGAGAGTTCCGTTTCGTCCCAATAAACCCATCAACCAACGGATCGCATATTCTAGATGTCTTGTATGATTAAAAAGCAGACATTCTTCCCGGTCTCATACTTTCAACAGTGGTTCTTTCAGTGTCTTAATACAGATCTTTAGTTTtaagaacgtttttttttatgcttGAGGAGATGGAGATATATGAAATATTGTGAAAGCGTGGACACATTTCACAGCATGTCCCACAAACCACGTCCCCACTGCTCAATTTAAGCTATTCGCCATTTGGTAAATAGAACACTGCTGTGGTGCATTTAATGTGTTCAACTCTTTTCATTTCAGGGCACTTTTGCACTTTTGCCCTACCGAACCCGACGGGTGgtgccgggaggaggaggaggtggaggagccctACCTTCTTTGCCGTTCTTCTGGAGGCCGTTGGACTCGTCCTGACAGCGGACGGGGACGGACTCGCCTGCCACCTCCCTGTAGATGTTGAACTCCTCCTCCAGGGTGCCGATGACCACCGACAGGTCCTTCTCCCTCACCTGCACGGCACGGGGGGCCAAACATTAACGTCGCAGGCACCaacgccgagggggggggggggggggggggacactggaGCGCGTTAACCATTAATTTATTCGCTGACACAAACGCCTGTTGGGTCGTTATCTCGTTTTTTCCGCCTgcttcacactttttttttttatagccccGTCAGCtcttttggggggtttttagattctgagaaaaacacagacagcgGGGCTTCTTTTGTCATGGCTAGATTCCGGAGGAGCCATGCGGGCATGAAGGGGGAAGCCTGAAGGAAAGCGGGACTCGCCAGGATGAAGTCGGTCTGATACGTGGAGAGCATGAAGACCGACACGTGCTGCTGGGCCAGCGGGGCGATGACCGACTTGGCGATCTTGGTCACGCCGACCGCCTGCGAGCTGCTGGAGGCGTTGCCGTTGGAGACCACGTTGAGCGGCAGCCAGACGGAGCTCTCGACGTTGAGATGCTCGGAGGGCTggagctctgggggggggggggggtcaaagagggTCCTGTTAGCAGCGgtttgccatttaaaaaaaacatggttcaAATGGAATTTAAAAAGGTCAGGGTATCTTGACCTTTGTgctacaaatatttaaaattctttaaaaacatctgcaaaagaTCCATTTAGATCTGATCAAGACAACAGGAGCCAGAAATGCCTTCATCAAAGTTATaatataatggctcttatctatagcaagttagTCGGCTTATTGGATCAAATTGCACATGCTTGTTTCTGGGTTTATATCCTtatggttccccccccctcctggttcCCCCCTCCTGTTTCACCACGGAGAGCTAAAGTTTGCTGCTGCTATTCATAGCGCACAGTGACAACTTAAACCAAAGCGCGCGTGTGACCTGATGCCGATTAATTAAATCAGCGCGTGGGAAGTGTCAAAGTCGGTCAGGATCCAGGAGGTTGAAAGAGAGGCTGCTGTTCACGGCGTCACAACATCTGGGTTGTGTTTCCTTTAAGccaaaccccaaaaaacattaCCGATTGCTTTCTACCTCCCGCAGTGaactccgtttttttttttttttttccttctcctcgtcgtcgcTCCGCCTCCTAAAATAGCCTCTCGGGCTAGAAGGAGCGCAGAGGAGACGCAGGGAAGCGGAGCAGCTCACCTTTTGAGAGAGCTGCTGCCCGTGTGGAGGGACGGCAGCAGCTGGATGCGGCGTGGGACGGGACACGGTGAATTATGCAGTGGACTTGGTCCCGGGAGGTCAGCTGACTTTCTAGTCACATGGCCCAAAAATTGGAAGCTTTATAGGACACTCAAAGAGACCGGCCGCCTCCTCTGTTAGTGTCATTTTTATGCGCCCCCGAGTTACGGATCGCGATGAGACACAACGTGTTGGACGAgatgtcttcccccccccccccccctcctccccagacTACATATGCTCCACAAAGCTGTACCTTTGAACCCTTCCTCGTCGAGGACCACGGTGTAGTTCTCCGGCGTCTCCGTCAGACTGAAGAACTTGCATCTGAAAAACAGGAGAGGAGGCGCGtgaggggagggaggcagggagaggggtgtgtgtgtgggggggggagtgtacATGCGTCAGCGAGGACAATCGTCCTTTTGGGGaaaaaggggaaggggaagaggTGCTCCCCCCCCACAAGGCCGAGCCTTCTACTTCCTCCCAGATGACAGTGAGCTGGGCCTTCTCGGCCTGCGGGTGTGGCTGACGTGGTCCTTCGGTCGGGGCTCGGGGGCCAAAAGGCTCGGCCCGCCGCGCCGGGTTCTATTGAATGTcgcttttggggaaaaaaaagaagttaaagaCACACGATACCTCAAATTAAATGTCTGTATGGGACAAATTCCTCTTgttcaaaacccccaaaaaataccTTTGGTGAGAGCAACGGCAAGAACATGGAGGTCGGATTGAATTATTCAAGCAACTTGTCTCATTTCGTCCTAAAAGTAACAAAGTCGTAGTGTTAGACTGTCTATTATGAATACTTCCACCCTTTGAGTGGCGTTTGCATTCATCTTCGGTCGAGAGGAGATACGAGCGGCTCCTAGAGCGCCTCactgaagacccccccccccccccccccccccctccctctgctcgtCCGTCGGCTGGGGCCAAGGGCGAGCGGGGCCGCGGCGCTCCTGACTCAGCACAAAGTAATCCCTGCCAGGAGACGGGACAATCGGCCCGGCGAGGGACAAAGAGAACACCAACACTAACAAACAGCTGTGCTAGCGAGCTCAGCCAGCCCATTGTATtctaacaacacccccccccacccccacccccacccccaccccttcctcATTTCCTGCTGACCCCTCACCTTCCTCAGCTGGCGGTTTCCTGCAGGTAGAGCGTGCCAAGCATCGCGTGAGCCCAGTGGGACTGATCTAGTGcatgagggtgtggggggggggagaagacgaGCGCGAGGCTCTTGCGTGACACCTGAGGGGGAAGACCGACCGAGAGGGCCCCCCCGGTGCTGCGGTTTCCTGTTTGTGAAATACAGAtcaggaggatgaagaaaaaaaaaaaaaaaaaaagaagaaaaaaaacggctgAGCTTAGCGACCGAAAAGtgacacacataaaaaaatggCTTCGCCCTGAAGTGGCGCGATGCAGGCGTCTCCTACGAGGGGGCCCCTGAACGCCCCTTTGCTATTAAGACAAGCGGTTAAGCTCAAACCAAACTACACGTGAAACGTGCTCGCGCTCGAAGGCCGAGGGAAGGTGGGGCGGGTCGTCATGGAGACGGGGGAGATGCAACTGTCAGTTAGGCATTGGGGTTATGACACATAACGCATTATGCTCCCCtggaaaaaacaaggaaatggaCTTTTTGTCCCTCCTGCAAGTAAAATCTTCTAAGATCAAAACGTGTCTCTTTTTGGCGTTTTCTATCAGTGTATGTTTGATTTCAGAGGGTTGacctcagtctgtgtgtgtgtgtgtgtatgtgtgcgtgtgcgcgtgcgtgcgatCTCCGACGGCAACCATTTCCAAAAAAACCACCTTCTTCTGTTGAAGCTGAAAGCGAcataaaaggaggaggagaagataaaCAACCTAACAACAGGTGGCGAGGGGAAGATGAAGACCACACGAGAGCCTGGACTTTGATCCAGGCCGAGGCAGCGAGGGAGCGAGGGAACGAGGCAGCGGCGTCCTGCAGCTGCGGAAACGCGTTGAGAGCAGGACCGACCCGGTGTTGGAGCGGGACCCCGAAGGCGGATTTTGCGAGCTGAACGCTGCCTTCGAAGTCCCCCGCGAAGACCGATGGCCGGCGTTCTCACGGCCTCCCCTTTTATTCAGaacaaagggggggaggggaggggcgggggggtattTTTGTAACTGAAATCCCGGCGCAGAGGAGGCCGCTTTGTGTACCATGAGGGGAGCCCGAGCCCCCACCATGACGGATCACTGAAGCAGACaagtagaacccccccccccccccccctccgttcccAGTGCTTGGCAAAAAATCCCTCCGGGTCACAATTTGGGATGAACGTGGCTCCTCTGAGCACCAGCCTCCTTGAGAATCTGCCATGGAGCCACTCCACACGCATTCTCCCTGGGAGTTGTTCTCTCCTGAatagcagagggggggggggggggggggggaggaaggggggagggtgcTAGAAGAGAGGGagtaaggcaaaaaaaaaacagccaacaacaacagaggcaATCAGGCTTGTTTGTGCTCCATTGTTTCAAGAGCTGCTACGAGTTCAATCTCCACCCCAGTGTGCATCGTCTATAGTTTGATCAAAAGGGTTGgggcctggaggggggggggggaagaaaaataaCTGGACAAAACAGCCAaaaacacagccccccccctacAGGATGATGACATAACTCCAAAGCATGCACAACAACACTGGGAAACCATGCACCATGCACACTAATCCAAAGAAAGGGCACCACGCGTGCACATTCTTCCTTTTTCTGGTTCATTCTGGCCTCagcctgtaccccccccccccccccccccccacccccaaccgcCCCCCACACTGAAAACAACCGATAGTACTGGCCCGTACCTGGGTACTAACTCAACCACAGTGCGTCCTGGTGTCATCCACTCGCAGCTGTCTGCCACTTTGAGTCGGAGACAAA includes:
- the spring1 gene encoding SREBP regulating gene protein; this translates as MMVLRRLLRKRWVLGVVFGLSLIYFLTSTLKQEERTIRDRTLLEVRDPDHRIPWKVRFNLGNSSRPMTQCRNSIQGKALLTDELGYVCERKDLLVNGCCNVNAPSSRQYICKSCLANGCCSIYECCVSCCLQPDKQPLLERFLNRAAEGFQNLFTAVEDHFELCLAKCRTSSQSVQHENTYRNPQAKYCYGESPPELLPV
- the castor1 gene encoding cytosolic arginine sensor for mTORC1 subunit 1, which codes for MDLHILDHRLRVLSISKSGLVNFTHPLIKLIFLRNRTRCKFFSLTETPENYTVVLDEEGFKELQPSEHLNVESSVWLPLNVVSNGNASSSSQAVGVTKIAKSVIAPLAQQHVSVFMLSTYQTDFILVREKDLSVVIGTLEEEFNIYREVAGESVPVRCQDESNGLQKNGKEAVQPTLHPVLIPQNQFCVMSLDPDTLPSIATTLIDVLFYSNGPKEDAQSSPSRHLDCIKFFSFSLIDGYISLVMDTEAQRQFPADLLFTSSSGELWRMVRIGGQPLGFDECGIVAQISQPLADSDISAYYISTFSFDHALVPEEDIVSVTQMLQHQRKEPAAS